Part of the Zingiber officinale cultivar Zhangliang chromosome 6A, Zo_v1.1, whole genome shotgun sequence genome, CGCTTCCGTTTCCTCTCCCCTCCGCCCACGAGCACCGATTCCCCTACCGCGTTTGGCACCGCCATGCTAATGCCCTCGGAGACCTCCAAATCTGTGGAAATTGCTGCAGAAAGTCTCCGAACCAATCCACAATATTTCCTCCCTGCATCAAAACCAGCCAAATCAACAGTCAAAATTCCTAGATCTAAAAAGCTAAAATCGCCAAAACAAGGTTCTTACCAACAAATCCAACAGAAATTCACCCACGAATTCCTTGCCTGAAATGGATCGGTGAGGACGGGAAGACGAAGCAGAAGCGAGAACAGTTGACCTAGTCACCCGATCGAACGGATATATCGGAGGAGAGAAGCGGGGTGGAtgcataaattaataattaatatgatatttttttaaatgcaCATTTTGGCATCCCCACATGTACACTTGTCCCTACCATGTGACAGATCATGACATCAAGGGCTAATCGACGGCTCCGATGAAATTCCCAGTTCCATAATCACGTGGGACGTGGCTATGCTTATCCACTGAACCACGTGCCGTCCAGGTTGGACTCTGGTGAGTTTTCTGCGAGGCTGCGAGCACGACTTTGTATTCTTGCCAATTAAATAATCATAAACGATTTTTTAATACTTTACCCATTACGGAAATAATagtttttattaatttcatttttaaattaattttttctcaTGATTTTGTCAGCAATTTTAGCCCGATGGGTCCGGTTTGATGGGATGGGACCGTCGCACCGGGCCGGAGACCTGAACCTAGTAAAGTCGACCCTCGCACTCCCACACCTCACTGAATCTGACTTCTCCCTGCCAATGACGCCTCGAGCCCTCTGGCTCGATCGCGCTGCTTCCATTTCTATCGCCCCAACCCTCCCGTCGGCATCAGCAGTGAGGTGCGTGATTCACCTCGCCGATTCCTTCGGTGATTCTTGGCTAATCCTTTCTGACTTCCTTCAGGTGTCGGCAGTCTCGGCTGGTTGCGATGCAGGCTTCGCCGGCATCTGCCATCGAAGCCCGTAATCTGTACTTCTCGCTGTCGAACAAGCAGCGGAAGTTGGTTCCGATTCTGAAGAATTGTTCGATCCGGGTTCCTCCCGGGCAGCTTTGGATGCTTCTCGGTCCCAATGGCTGTGGCAAGTCCACCCTCCTGAAGGTAGCCCCATTTACTTGTTTGTTCTTGTAGCATGTGAGCGAAGCGAATTGGATGATTCAGGATAAGTTCGGATTATGTTAGTTGAGATTTGGATGCTTGATTAAAGAAATTTTGAGATTTCGACTGTTTGGTACCGAGTGTTTCTCAAAATCATTAGTGTTACCCTAATGAAATTCCTTTATGTCTGTCAAAAGAGAACTAAAGTAGGCAGCTAAAATTGAAATCAGATGTTGGATGAAGAGAGAAGATTTCCCCATGCATTGCTGCTGATTCAAACTTTTGTTCGCCGAAATTTGGTAGAAAGAATAATCATCAAAAAAGTAGTTTCTTTATTTAGATCACTGTGCAGTAATATTGTGACATAGTGCTGTTGGTGATAATGAATTATAGAACTAATTGAAGAACATAAGGTACCCCTTTGTTGCATATTCTAAAGATAGAATTATTATTGCATACTGGAAATCATATCCTGTATAGGTTTGTTCAAAGTTGCATTTTATGACCAGTGTTTATGTACTAATTGCATAATCAAAAGTTGCCAACAACCTTATAAACTGGAGTAGGATTGCATACaattcctttttaatattttttttattattgttatatttCTAAATAGAATTTTGATTGCATAGGTGTTGGCAGGATTTCTAAGGCCTGATGATGGAATTGTCAGTGTAAAAAAGCCAAACAGTTTTGTGTTTCAGAATCCTGATCACCAGGTATTTCTTTCTGCTTTTGTAAAATCTCCTAAATTTCAGTTCATTTGCAAGTATTCATTTTTCAAACACCTCCTATAAAAGTTCTAAAGTAGTTTTAAATAATtctaatatatgataattatgctaCCTGTTTTAACAAGAAATTTGTAGCAATTCAGCATACCATGTAATCATCATGTAtaataaacaaaagaaaattagTCATACGATTGTTTGGTTTATTCCCAGAATTAGCTTTACATGCATGAAAATTTTGCATTTTTTGACACCAAACAAAATATAGGATTTGTGACTAGGTAATTTTCCCTTGTTGGTCTATACACTATACCTTATAATCTACCGAGCTAATATTCTAGTGCATTTATAGTGCTTGTTTGCGAACATTCTAGCAATCACATTGAAATTTCATTATGATGTAGAAgtgatatttatttaattattttgataGTTAATAAGTATCCTTCTAGGGCTCACTTTTAAGATTGCAAGATTGATTATGGGTATTGATTTTAGGATGCAAGTTGCATTCTACAAATGTTGAAGTGACATTATAAAAgatgagaaaattttaaaattttaagacaaATGTTGCCATATGAAAGGAGTCTTACCTGTATGTGTCTTAAATTAGTGTTTTCTCTTAATTTTTAGGCAAAATGATAGTTTGGTAATCTATGTTAGGGGCTTCAAGCAGTACAATACACTGTTGTTTTTCAGTGGTAAgtaagagggtgtttggctaaacttattaaaaacaacttataagcttggacaacttataagttgttttaggagcttataagttgttaggtcttattttaaaaataagttgttaaagtgtttgggtgaacttattacaatcaacttaaaggtattgatgtgtttggtattataagatctttttattaataaaattaccaaaaagggtataatactattaatagagggttttgggcGAATTTCTGCATCGGGGAGAGAAAATTGGAAAGAGGCGTTGGCGGAGAAGATGAAACAGCGTTGGAAGAGAAGTCGgcggagataaaaagatattaggcttataaaaatttatggaggataagatgaggatttatgaaattatataaggatattttagaaaaataaattattaaaataagatcttttttttaaaaagtagggtcttccatacttttttaaaaacaacttataagttccaaaacagcttattttgaccacttataagttgtttgaaaaaaattttaccaaacaaatttgaagagcttataagctccaaaacagcttatGAGCTGTTTTCGAGAACTTATAAGCTTAGCCAAACACCATATGTGGTTAGCTTagatcttgaattttttttttctcatcactttGAGTTCTTTTTACCCTTTCTTATTTTTTAGGTGGTCATGCCAACAGTGGAAGCAGATATTGCGTTTGGTCTTGGCAAGTTTAATCTAACTTCATCTGAAGTTAGATTGAGAGTCTCGAACGCTTTAGAAGCTGTTGGCTTGCAAAGTTATTCACAAGTGAGAGTTTTTTACTATTATGTTTTTATATTTCATTTGCTTGTTTAATAGTTCTGGCTCCTAGCAATTGACTAATGTACTATTGTCTCCTTTGTTGCATTTACCAGAGGCCAATTCAAACCCTCAGTGGAGGACAGAAACAACGAGTTGCTATTGCAGGTGCCTTAGCTGAAGCGTCTAAAGTTCTATTATTAGATGAACTTACAACATTTTTAGATGAACATGACCAGGTTTGACTGGAATTTCCCAGGCCttctgttcttttttttttaatcttaaaacATATCTTGTaatggattaaaaaaaaaaaaaatcctgatCTTTGCTTTTGATGCTTTGTGCCATCTTAAATCCAAGGTGTTAGAAATGAAGCTTCTCCGATTTGTCAGGATAGTTTGTCATGCATTTCACCAATTTTAGTGACTGACAAAGAAATGATCATTCTGTCAACGACTTTGCTTTGCTCTTTAGCAATTCAGTCTAGCTAAGTTGTTAGCTAAAGGATAATGGTGTAAttggaaattatttttttcatatggaTAAAGATAAATTAAGATTCAAAATCTTGAATTGTGACGATGGTTGGGTTGTTGATTGGAAGTACTGCTGATGGTTGGGTCGTTGATTGGAAGTATTGAGTTGATATTGTGTTGATGTTTCGATATATGATGCTGATGGTGAATTGGAGATGGAAGGAGTAAGCAGATGTATGATGCTGATGATGATAAAAAAATCCCAAAGGTGATACAACTATTCAAGCACTGAGACATAGGAATATGAAGGTGGATGAGAAGGCTTGTAGTGCACCATGGCATGGAGAGTAAGCCATCTTCACTACATTGAAATTAGCAGCCTCTCCCTATGTAGATTATCTGTAAGACCTAACCCTAGTCCTAGAAGAAATGTTTTGATACGATGTTATAGTAGGAAAAATAAATGTGGTATTGATGTTACATATCTCATAATAACTCTCACAGGAAAAGAGTGACCTCTTTTTGTCTCTCTATTTTTCTCTCTGAAACTTCCTCACCAAATAATTACAAGTAAATAAGATTTTTAGAGTTATTTCTAGTACTCTCCTATCTTGtctctttttctatttttctttccaagcagACGAGTCTTTTCTGTTTGGACCTTACCAAATTTAGGTGGGTTCTTTATCTAAAATGTGTGATGCCATTATCTAAGTATCCCCTTCAGTGTTTATCCCGCACAACATTCTATAAACATTCTTTCTCCAAAGGCATTTTTATTTGTTGATTCACTTTTCAGATGTTTACCAGGCAGGAGTTGTGGAGGCAGTCAAGAATTCCGTTTCTAGTCCAGAAGTCGCTGCACTATGGGTAACACACCGTTTGGAAGAACTCAAATATGCAGACGGTGCTATTTATATGGAAGATGGAAAAATAGTGATGCATGGGGATGTTCCCTCGGTTTCTAACTTTATAAAAGAGAAACAGGCCAGATATAGACAGTATCTCAACATCTAGCTGCTTCACTGTAATGTTCTTAGCATTTTATAGTTTCCAGGGCATGGAATCTCTTCATTTCATATGTTTTGTTTCATCTTATTCAATCTATTAATTATGAGATTGCTCTGCCTTCAACACTTGGAACTTTTACGATTCTGTTTGAGATTAAACATGTTGATTAGAGCTGCCTAGCTGGTCACTCTTGATAGATGTTCAGCGTCATGCCTAATTGAGAAAGCCTCAAGAGCTGAAAATGTCTGTTATTTGACAGTCTTTCAGTGTTTAAATGTTGATGGTTGTTCTCTATGTTAGAAATAATGGATCATGCTGAGTTCTAAATAAATATGATAATTGAATGTGGAAAAATAAATCGATTGTTATTGACGGTCATTGATATTTAAAGAATATTCGGTACCTTGCTTAATGCTTTATAGTTTTTTAAACACTCCAAACCTCTTTTATAGTATTGTTATTCTTAAGAGGTGTATATGTTTAAGGACCCTAAATGTCACTATTTATAAGGATTAATTATCATCATTGAGTTAATCGTTAATATTGTGGTAAATCATAATGAaataattatatcatattaaaagaTATGATATTTATATTGAGATCAGATTTCAATTAATGATGACCATTTAaattttactatatatatatatataataagaaaaattaagtaaagattcataatcaaaataaaaatatttttaatattcttcCACTTAATAtatatgtatttgatatatgaATCATGATGATAGGTCCTCTAAATGTGAGTATTATTTTTCATGTGTTATATTGTATTATGTTTCTCAACTAATATATCTTAATGAATAAATTTTATGTTTATTCAAGGTCGTAATAGTTCTCAAATTAATTAATGTGTACACAAATATGAGAAAATATCATAATTGAGTTTCATTGATAATTAAATTGTTCTAACAACAAAAATTACATAAGGGAACTATGTCCCATCCTCTACTTGATCCCTAAACTTCAACGGTGGCATGCCTTTAGTCAAAGAATCAACCATCATCAATTCAGTGTTAATGTGCTCAATCACCACTGGTTTATTTCTAACACATTCTTTTATAGCTAGATATTTAATGTCGATATGCTTAATTTGACTCCCACTTTTATTGTTCTTAGCCATAAAGATAACAGCTGAATTGTCATAATATATCCTCAATGGCTTAGAAATAGAATCTACAATTCTAAGCCCCGAAATGAAACTCTTCATTCAAATACCATACGAGGTCGCCTCAAAGCAAGATACAAACTCAGCCTTCATAGTAGAAGTGGCAGTCAACGTCTGCTTTGCACTTCTACAAGACACAGCTCCACCGGCTAGCATAAAAACATATCCAAAATTTgatttttgtaaatcaatgtcGTAATATGAATCAGAGTAGTTAATCACTTCTAAATTCTCAACTGATCTAAATATAAGTATGTAGTATTTAGTCCCTTGAAGGTATCTTATCACTTTCTTTGCAGCTTTCCAATGGTCTATAcccggattactttgatatcttcccTGTTGGTCCCttcggaggccggcaagaggggaggggtaaattgccctgcaaaataaaacaactctttctcggattttcaactaaataatagcacttgtaattaaaataaaagaCACTAATAAAAAGAAAACATACACAAGGAAGttatttggtttgcaatcaggagattgctaatccaagaaaaatATGGTGCACTATCTGATGTCTCCTTCGGgcgaagtagcctcttacagcgttaacagcacagacagaaaagtaaagcacagagaaatgaattacaagtgaattgaataaactgtgcagatcagtgttatatttatagcactgttcggaaCGCCCTGAAAGGTCTGGGCAccctgggggataaattttatcccttaacgttcagatcaagtcaaaactcgatctggtcaaaaagtcgggTCCGCCCGCCCGGAATGGGTTCGAGTGCCCGCaatggttccgggcacccggaccaggaaagtcaacatggttgacttttctcggtccgggacctctgctccggttcaactcgtctcggtctgggtctttcgctccggctccactagcttgggtgatctcagtcatccggaataggactcacccgaacctaagttccggccttctcctcgagcagccttcctccccggtttctcatccctcgaacgtcacgtacgttcttctcgtctaccggcgtactcttccgcggtcacctcgtccctggggcccaccgagtccgtcggctctctcccgtgttgtccttctcgttagccgcatctttcactcgacttcctgtgctcctaagctcctgcacacttagacacaagggttaaaacaaacaggatctaacttaacttgtttgatcacatcaaaacaccttgggttccaacaatctccctctttttgatgtgagcaacccaagttaagttagagtaaaacAAACATAAAGTAAAAAACAATTAAGTTTGCAAATAAGTGCAAATATGATTTATCAATGAAATTATACCTCCtcttagacttaacattcttctccctctttgatcacataaaaaattggggttctttAACAAGTCGAAggttaacttttttttaaaaaaaaaaaatctaagttaaaagaaaatttaatttgcaaagttaaaaataaattgtgtGTAACGGAATAAGTAACTTTCAAAaacttctaagttaaaaaaatttttaagttaaatttctaagttagaaacATATTTTCAACAGAAAAAATTTTCAAGAGTGTTGAAGCAAacgaaaatttctaagtaataaaaaaacttttaagacAAAATTTTTAaggaaagaatattttaataaaaactattgaatttttaaaattaaattgtgaAGCATTTGTTGTGCAATTAACAATAGAAACTTTTAAGTTTCAATTAACAATAAAATTTGTTGTGCAACTtaacaatattttaaaattaaatatttttcaaaacagattGAGTAaccttttaaagtatttttttataaaaaaattaatttaatattttttcagttagtcaattaaactcttattttgatacttggcttccaagcagtagcgagacactaggccttcttagttattggaacaacaaccactttcttagacaaagccgcataaagaaattaaatgtttaattttcttgctgaaaatgctaagtctaattttaatttttaaattaaataagtttttggaacccaatataggttccttcctacagggttaatcaagtattttctaggcacatagacttttgatatttttttgatttgattttggtgaaacctatagtactagtttaatcctttataatttttaaaagcagaaatatttgaacaagtaggctttttcaaattttctatttcttcttttaatttatcattttcaaattttattttatcaaagtcttctattagacaagattttaccaaaaaaaaatttatttctaatttttttttaatttggtatttttattttctaatttgtacatggattttgccataaCCTTAATACTAAAATAAAGTTGattaggaggtaagaggcatacctcacttaccatatcagacttgaagcctgactctccccctgttTCACTGCATTcgtctgaagtcgctc contains:
- the LOC121997886 gene encoding ABC transporter I family member 10-like — its product is MTPRALWLDRAASISIAPTLPSASAVRCRQSRLVAMQASPASAIEARNLYFSLSNKQRKLVPILKNCSIRVPPGQLWMLLGPNGCGKSTLLKVLAGFLRPDDGIVSVKKPNSFVFQNPDHQVVMPTVEADIAFGLGKFNLTSSEVRLRVSNALEAVGLQSYSQRPIQTLSGGQKQRVAIADVYQAGVVEAVKNSVSSPEVAALWVTHRLEELKYADGAIYMEDGKIVMHGDVPSVSNFIKEKQARYRQYLNI